From a single Senegalia massiliensis genomic region:
- the proC gene encoding pyrroline-5-carboxylate reductase, whose amino-acid sequence MKNTLGFIGGGNMGKAMIGGILESKIFAPENIMVSDLNTDLLNTIEENYGVKTTKDNNVLIKHSQIIVLAVKPHICDIVIKEIKDKIKEDAIIVSIAAGKSIEQIEENFNKDVKIVRVMPNTPALVGKGMSAISSNNKVSEVELEQIINIFESFGEVELVDEKLMDVVTGTSGSSPAYVYMFIEAIADGAVLEGMPRDKVYKMAAQAVLGAAQMVLTTGKHPGELKDMVCSPGGTTIEAVKTLEDKGFRSAVMEAVRECVKKSRELS is encoded by the coding sequence ATGAAAAACACTTTAGGATTTATAGGTGGAGGAAACATGGGGAAAGCGATGATTGGAGGTATCCTTGAAAGCAAAATATTTGCTCCAGAAAATATAATGGTGTCAGATTTAAATACTGATTTGTTAAACACAATAGAAGAAAATTATGGAGTTAAAACTACAAAAGATAATAATGTTCTTATTAAGCATTCACAGATAATAGTCTTAGCTGTTAAGCCACATATATGTGATATAGTAATTAAAGAAATTAAAGATAAAATAAAAGAAGATGCTATTATAGTTTCTATAGCTGCTGGAAAATCTATAGAACAAATTGAAGAAAATTTTAATAAAGATGTGAAAATAGTTAGAGTTATGCCCAATACTCCAGCATTAGTTGGAAAGGGTATGTCGGCTATTTCAAGTAATAATAAAGTATCAGAGGTTGAGTTAGAACAAATTATCAATATATTTGAAAGTTTTGGAGAAGTAGAATTAGTTGATGAAAAATTAATGGATGTAGTAACTGGAACAAGTGGTTCTTCACCAGCATATGTATATATGTTTATAGAAGCAATAGCTGATGGGGCTGTTCTTGAAGGGATGCCACGTGATAAAGTATATAAAATGGCAGCACAGGCTGTTTTAGGTGCAGCACAAATGGTTCTTACTACAGGCAAGCATCCCGGAGAATTAAAAGATATGGTTTGTTCTCCAGGTGGTACAACTATAGAAGCAGTAAAGACTTTAGAGGATAAGGGTTTTAGAAGTGCTGTTATGGAGGCTGTTAGAGAATGTGTAAAAAAATCTAGAGAGTTATCTTAG
- the pepI gene encoding proline iminopeptidase: MKVTEGYMPFGEYKTYYRIVGENKDNKKPLLLLHGGPGSTHNYFEVLDDIANDGRQVVMYDQIGCGKSSIPDQPELWNANTWTEELIELRKHLNLDEVHILGQSWGGMLAIYYACEYKPQGIKSYILSSTLPSSELWEREQRRRIKFMSHKHQEAIRNSEETGNYSTEEYKEAEAEFMLNYCAGTVDENSPECLRREKKAGTQSYLMAWGQNEFSPSGTLKNFNYMNEIEDIKEPTLITNGQKDLCSPFIAKTMYDKIPNSKWELFEYSRHMPFVEENKKYIKILKDWLNKND; encoded by the coding sequence ATGAAAGTTACTGAAGGTTATATGCCATTTGGAGAATATAAAACATATTATCGCATAGTTGGGGAAAATAAAGATAATAAAAAACCACTATTACTATTACATGGTGGACCAGGTTCAACACATAATTATTTTGAAGTCCTGGATGATATAGCAAATGATGGAAGACAGGTTGTTATGTATGATCAAATAGGTTGTGGAAAGTCTTCTATACCAGATCAACCTGAATTGTGGAATGCAAATACTTGGACTGAAGAATTAATTGAACTACGAAAACATTTAAATTTAGATGAAGTTCATATATTAGGACAATCTTGGGGTGGAATGCTTGCAATTTATTATGCCTGTGAATATAAACCTCAAGGTATAAAATCTTATATATTATCTAGCACTTTACCTTCTTCTGAATTATGGGAAAGGGAACAACGTAGAAGGATTAAATTCATGTCACACAAACATCAAGAAGCCATAAGAAATTCAGAAGAAACTGGAAACTATTCTACTGAAGAATATAAAGAAGCAGAAGCAGAATTTATGCTAAATTATTGTGCAGGAACAGTAGATGAAAATTCTCCAGAATGTTTGAGAAGAGAAAAAAAAGCTGGAACACAGTCATACCTTATGGCATGGGGACAAAATGAATTTAGTCCATCTGGCACTTTAAAAAATTTTAATTATATGAATGAAATTGAAGATATTAAAGAGCCAACACTTATCACAAATGGACAAAAAGATTTATGTTCTCCATTTATTGCAAAAACAATGTATGACAAAATCCCAAATTCTAAATGGGAACTATTTGAATATAGTCGTCATATGCCTTTCGTTGAAGAAAATAAAAAATATATAAAGATACTAAAAGATTGGTTAAATAAAAATGACTAA
- a CDS encoding M24 family metallopeptidase, with the protein MNESRVNRVLKSMEENGIPQVIISDPNAIFYLTGKWIIPGERLLALYLNTNGNHKIVINELFPQEEDLGVDILWYNDIQDGVEILSKYVEDGEIIGIDKTWPSKFLLRLQELLTNSKFVNGSHIVDHVRMIKDEEEKELLRESSRINDKVMEELIPWAGKGLTEKELNAKVREIYKSHGIEEVSFDPITAYAKGAADPHHVTDDTKGKYGDCVILDIGGFYKNYASDMTRTVFLGEVSERQKEIYNIVLEANLRGIAAAKPGNRMCDVDLAARNYIEEKGYGKYFTHRTGHSTGLEDHEFGDVSSVNKDIIKPGQCFSVEPGIYLPEEGIGVRIEDLVITTEDGCEVLNKFTKDIIVVPESR; encoded by the coding sequence ATGAATGAAAGTAGAGTAAATAGAGTTTTAAAATCAATGGAGGAAAATGGTATACCACAAGTTATCATTTCAGATCCAAATGCTATTTTTTATTTAACAGGTAAATGGATTATTCCAGGAGAAAGGTTATTAGCATTATACCTAAACACTAACGGAAATCATAAGATCGTTATCAATGAGTTGTTCCCTCAAGAAGAAGATCTTGGTGTTGATATATTATGGTATAATGATATCCAAGATGGTGTTGAAATATTATCTAAATATGTAGAAGATGGTGAAATAATAGGAATAGATAAAACTTGGCCATCTAAATTCTTATTAAGATTACAAGAACTTTTAACTAATAGTAAATTTGTAAATGGTTCTCACATAGTTGATCATGTAAGAATGATTAAAGACGAAGAAGAAAAAGAACTGTTAAGAGAATCTTCAAGAATTAATGACAAAGTAATGGAAGAATTAATTCCATGGGCAGGAAAAGGCTTGACTGAAAAAGAATTAAATGCTAAAGTACGTGAAATTTATAAGAGTCATGGTATTGAAGAAGTTTCTTTTGATCCAATTACAGCATATGCTAAAGGCGCAGCTGACCCTCATCATGTAACTGATGATACAAAAGGAAAATATGGAGATTGTGTCATTCTAGATATTGGTGGATTTTATAAAAACTATGCATCTGATATGACCAGAACAGTATTTTTAGGAGAAGTATCTGAAAGACAAAAGGAAATTTACAATATAGTATTAGAAGCTAATTTAAGAGGAATTGCAGCAGCAAAGCCAGGAAATAGAATGTGTGATGTAGACTTAGCTGCAAGAAACTATATTGAAGAAAAAGGTTATGGAAAATACTTTACACATAGAACAGGTCACTCTACTGGACTTGAAGACCATGAATTTGGTGATGTATCTTCTGTAAATAAAGATATAATAAAGCCAGGCCAATGTTTTTCTGTGGAACCAGGGATTTATCTCCCAGAAGAAGGAATTGGAGTTCGTATTGAAGATCTTGTTATAACAACTGAAGATGGTTGTGAAGTTTTAAATAAATTTACAAAAGATATAATTGTAGTACCTGAATCTAGATAA
- a CDS encoding peptide MFS transporter yields MENVKQKRPLGFYVCSLAFTFERFAFYSAKWLLAVFVVASLADGGLGLTPADGAKMSANLVAFTYLAPLFGSVISDRFVGARYLVPIGMILMGSGYLVGANATSALMVNMMIVMVSIGTGLFKPQTNAITGRLFKDKDQLDGAFSTQYSFVNFGSFIGTTIIGLITKAQGYSFSFTVCGIIMFIGAIGFIFGWRFLGEAGKKPFKVNEHEEEKVQETIEKKEEKRPLTTIEKKRVAAIVLVSFFSVIFWVFWYLAYMPVYYYWGGEAGLADWTIGNFAVPTSWFDSLNAFMCISLGPLLGGLWVRLAKRPQGDLSMFKKTSLGMITLGISYVIFAGADIARGSGLANLGWIIAFGIVLSLGEMLFSPLGNSFISKFSPPRLLSAMMAVWTLAVFFAGKSYGWLYEFTLKFKFVNAYLTIAAIAILSGIILWAIDGKLKGLVVEDEKEEYNVNTAVENPPNDFSV; encoded by the coding sequence ATGGAAAACGTTAAACAAAAAAGACCATTAGGCTTTTACGTATGCTCACTTGCTTTCACATTTGAAAGATTTGCATTCTATTCAGCAAAATGGTTATTAGCAGTATTCGTTGTTGCTAGTCTTGCAGATGGAGGACTAGGACTTACACCTGCAGATGGGGCTAAAATGTCAGCTAATTTAGTAGCATTTACTTATCTTGCACCGCTTTTCGGTTCTGTTATATCAGATAGGTTTGTAGGAGCAAGATACTTAGTACCTATCGGTATGATTTTAATGGGATCAGGCTACTTAGTAGGAGCTAATGCTACAAGTGCACTTATGGTTAATATGATGATTGTTATGGTATCTATTGGGACTGGGTTATTTAAGCCACAAACAAATGCTATTACAGGTAGACTTTTTAAGGATAAGGATCAATTGGATGGTGCATTTTCTACTCAGTACTCATTTGTTAATTTTGGTTCATTTATTGGTACTACAATTATTGGTTTAATTACTAAAGCCCAAGGATATTCATTCAGTTTTACAGTTTGTGGAATTATTATGTTTATTGGAGCTATAGGTTTTATTTTTGGATGGAGATTCTTAGGAGAAGCAGGTAAAAAACCATTTAAGGTTAATGAACATGAAGAAGAAAAAGTTCAAGAAACTATAGAAAAAAAAGAAGAAAAAAGACCTCTTACAACTATTGAAAAGAAAAGAGTTGCAGCTATTGTATTAGTATCTTTCTTCTCAGTTATATTTTGGGTATTTTGGTATTTAGCATATATGCCAGTATATTATTACTGGGGGGGAGAAGCTGGTCTTGCAGATTGGACAATAGGTAACTTTGCCGTGCCAACATCTTGGTTTGACTCATTAAATGCATTTATGTGTATTTCATTAGGTCCACTTCTTGGTGGCTTATGGGTTAGATTAGCTAAAAGACCTCAAGGTGACCTTAGTATGTTTAAAAAAACATCCTTAGGAATGATAACATTAGGTATATCTTATGTAATATTTGCAGGAGCAGATATTGCAAGGGGGAGTGGTCTTGCTAATTTAGGTTGGATTATTGCCTTTGGTATAGTTTTATCCTTGGGTGAAATGTTATTCTCACCTCTTGGGAACTCATTTATTAGTAAATTCTCACCACCTAGATTATTATCGGCTATGATGGCTGTTTGGACATTAGCTGTATTTTTTGCAGGTAAATCGTATGGTTGGTTATATGAATTTACATTAAAATTTAAATTTGTAAATGCATATCTTACAATAGCAGCTATTGCAATATTGTCAGGGATAATCCTTTGGGCTATAGATGGTAAACTAAAAGGATTAGTAGTTGAAGATGAAAAAGAAGAATATAATGTGAATACCGCTGTAGAAAATCCACCTAATGATTTTAGCGTTTAA
- the prdR gene encoding sigma-54 dependent transcriptional regulator PrdR, with amino-acid sequence MLFDYNEILVKKVMNKDYIVLNIRNTVNEAIKLMLKNNIQDVFIEDLNHNVKGVITLSDVANIYDEINQEILLKKYIRTNMISVDKNKTLYQCRSIMIENNIGRLPVLEKGNLIGVIRQAEIRDYFYMDLERISKTLNHIVESIHEALCLIDTKGKVIIWNKNAAELYDIPQKDIVGKNIKDFFPDSINSKVLESKERITNVYHSPKKNYKVIINALPIYINGKFEGVLTTDRDVTEVTSLSKKLEKANSNLKFLEGEFKKLKNNYFDNIIGRSTKIIEKIKIAKQVSKSDISVLISGESGTGKELFAKNIHDYSGGKGSFIPVNCSAIPNELFESEFFGYDEGAFTGANKKGKVGFFELANNGTLFLDEIAELPLYMQAKLLRVLQDNTFTRVGGTEVINSKVRIISATNANLAEMVDEGKFRKDLFYRLNVIEIKLPPLRERENDIVLLTYHFLNELAEKNNRDVPKISPEVLDIFKKYNWNGNIRELRNVVEHTLVLCTDNVINKDRLPSHILKFVKEKEHDFIKTESTFDLNKSISNLEKKIIIEALKNTKGNKAKAAKLLNIPRSTLHYKLDSYEIVNF; translated from the coding sequence ATGCTTTTTGATTATAATGAAATATTAGTTAAGAAAGTAATGAATAAAGATTATATTGTTTTAAATATTAGAAATACAGTAAATGAAGCGATAAAATTAATGCTAAAAAATAATATTCAAGATGTATTTATAGAAGATTTAAACCATAATGTTAAGGGGGTAATAACATTATCAGATGTGGCAAATATCTATGATGAAATAAATCAAGAAATACTTCTTAAAAAATATATTAGAACTAATATGATTAGTGTGGATAAAAATAAGACATTATACCAATGTCGAAGTATTATGATTGAAAATAACATTGGTAGATTACCTGTATTAGAAAAAGGAAATTTAATAGGAGTAATAAGACAAGCGGAAATAAGAGACTACTTTTATATGGATTTAGAAAGAATAAGTAAAACATTGAATCATATAGTAGAAAGTATACATGAAGCATTATGTTTAATAGATACAAAAGGAAAAGTGATTATTTGGAATAAAAATGCAGCAGAATTATATGATATACCCCAAAAAGATATAGTGGGTAAAAATATAAAAGATTTTTTTCCAGATTCTATAAATTCAAAAGTATTAGAAAGTAAAGAAAGAATAACTAATGTTTATCATTCACCTAAAAAAAATTATAAAGTAATTATAAATGCTTTACCTATATATATAAATGGGAAATTTGAAGGAGTTTTAACTACAGACAGAGATGTTACTGAGGTTACTAGTTTATCAAAGAAGTTAGAAAAAGCTAATAGTAATTTAAAGTTTTTAGAAGGAGAATTTAAGAAATTAAAAAATAATTACTTTGATAATATAATTGGGAGAAGTACTAAGATAATAGAAAAAATTAAAATTGCAAAGCAAGTTTCAAAAAGTGATATATCTGTATTAATTAGTGGTGAAAGTGGTACTGGTAAAGAATTATTTGCTAAAAATATACATGATTATAGTGGGGGTAAAGGATCATTTATACCTGTAAACTGTAGTGCCATACCTAATGAATTATTTGAATCGGAGTTTTTTGGATATGATGAAGGTGCATTTACTGGAGCTAATAAAAAGGGAAAAGTAGGATTTTTTGAATTGGCTAATAATGGAACTTTATTTTTAGATGAAATAGCAGAACTCCCATTATATATGCAGGCAAAACTTTTAAGAGTACTTCAGGATAATACATTTACTAGAGTTGGAGGTACTGAGGTTATTAATTCTAAGGTGAGGATAATTTCTGCAACAAATGCAAATTTAGCTGAAATGGTAGATGAAGGTAAGTTTAGAAAAGATCTTTTTTATAGATTAAATGTAATAGAAATTAAGTTACCTCCTTTAAGAGAAAGGGAAAATGATATTGTACTTTTAACTTATCATTTTTTAAATGAATTAGCTGAAAAAAATAATAGAGATGTTCCAAAAATATCCCCTGAAGTTTTAGATATTTTTAAGAAATATAACTGGAATGGAAATATTAGAGAATTAAGAAATGTAGTTGAACATACTTTAGTATTATGTACAGATAATGTAATAAATAAAGATAGGTTACCATCACATATCTTAAAATTTGTAAAGGAAAAGGAACATGATTTTATAAAAACTGAAAGTACATTTGATTTAAATAAATCTATATCTAATTTAGAAAAAAAAATAATAATAGAAGCTTTGAAAAATACAAAGGGAAATAAGGCAAAGGCAGCAAAATTATTAAATATTCCAAGAAGTACATTGCACTATAAATTAGATAGCTATGAAATAGTCAATTTTTAG